From the genome of Vicia villosa cultivar HV-30 ecotype Madison, WI linkage group LG2, Vvil1.0, whole genome shotgun sequence, one region includes:
- the LOC131652218 gene encoding SUMO-conjugating enzyme SCE1-like yields MSGIARGRLAEERKSWRKNHPHGFVAKPETLPDGTINLMVWHCTIPGKQGTDWEGGYYPLTMIFSEDYPSKPPKCKFPQSFFHPNVYPSGTVCLSILNEDSGWRPAITVKQILVGIQDLLDQPNPSDPAQTEGYHLFIQDAVEYKRRVKQQSKQYPPLV; encoded by the exons ATGTCTGGTATTGCTCGTGGACGCCTTGCTGAGGAACGAAAGTCATGGAGAAAGAATCATCCACAT GGTTTCGTTGCCAAGCCTGAAACGCTCCCTGATGGAACTATCAATTTGATGGTCTGGCACTGCACTATTCCTGGCAAGCAAGGG ACTGATTGGGAAGGTGGCTATTACCCACTGACAATGATCTTCAGTGAAGACTACCCCAGCAAGCCACCTAAGTGCAAATTCCCTCAAAGTTTCTTTCACCCTAATGTGTATCCGTCTGGAACTGTTTGCTTGTCTATACTTAATGAGGATAGT GGGTGGCGACCAGCTATAACAGTGAAGCAAATTCTTGTGGGTATTCAAGACCTGCTTGATCAGCCAAATCCTTCTGACCCTGCCCAAACAGAAGGCTATCATCTATTCATCCAG GATGCAGTGGAGTATAAAAGAAGGGTCAAGCAGCAATCAAAACAATATCCACCTCTTGTCTAG
- the LOC131646899 gene encoding probable WRKY transcription factor 15: MTVQLIMEYYTNHTLPNKFQKNDAVEEAASGLETIEKLIKLLSPPQSCSPNAEPSSMDSVETVANVAVSKFKNVVSLLSRNRTRTGHARFRRAPLPSETIVYRATPLQQIPPLIGPTNEAAEKNKIIDFSYSSANNSFMSSVTGDAVHVSSSLGKPCVSSCSLKRKCESENFGSGKCGSSSRNCHCSKKRKMRLKRVVRVAAISLKMADIPTDDYSWRKYGQKPIKGSPYPRGYYKCSSVKGCPARKHVERALDDPSMLVVTYEGEHNHSLSTIEASSNNLLLE; this comes from the exons ATGACCGTTCAACTCATCATGGAATACTACACTAACCACACTTTACCAAACAAATTCCAAAAGAATGATGCAGTTGAAGAAGCTGCTTCTGGTTTAGAAACCATAGAAAAGCTCataaagttactatcaccacCACAATCATGTTCTCCAAATGCAGAGCCTAGTTCCATGGACTCAGTTGAAACCGTTGCTAACGTAGCCGTTTCGAAGTTTAAGAATGTTGTTTCACTTCTGAGTCGAAACCGGACGAGAACTGGTCACGCTCGTTTCAGAAGAGCGCCTTTGCCTTCTGAAACTATAGTCTACCGTGCTACTCCGTTGCAGCAGATTCCTCCTCTTATTGGCCCCACGAATGAAGCTGCTGAGAAAAACAAgattattgatttctcttattcATCTGCTAATAATTCGTTCATGTCTTCTGTCACCGGTGATGCTGTACATGTTTCTTCTTCATTGGGAAAGCCTTGTGTTTCGTCGTGTTCGTTGAAGAGAAAGTGTGAGTCTGAGAATTTTGGTTCTGGAAAGTGTGGTAGTTCCTCTAGAAACTGTCATTGTTCAAAGAAGAG AAAAATGAGGTTGAAAAGAGTGGTGAGAGTAGCGGCAATAAGCTTGAAGATGGCAGATATTCCAACGGATGACTATTCATGGAGAAAGTATGGGCAGAAACCAATTAAAGGATCACCTTATCCAAG GGGCTATTACAAGTGCAGCAGTGTTAAAGGATGTCCAGCACGCAAACATGTAGAAAGGGCTTTGGATGATCCATCTATGTTGGTGGTTACTTATGAAGGAGAACACAATCACTCACTCTCTACTATTGAAGCTAGTAGTAATAATCTCCTCCTAGAATAG